Proteins encoded in a region of the Suncus etruscus isolate mSunEtr1 chromosome 1, mSunEtr1.pri.cur, whole genome shotgun sequence genome:
- the CWC25 gene encoding pre-mRNA-splicing factor CWC25 homolog, translating to MGGGDLNLKKSWHPQTLRNVEKVWKAEQKHEAERKKIEELQRELREERAREEMQRYAEDVGAVKKKEEKLDWMYQGPGGMVNRDEYLLGRPIDKYVFEKAEEKEVGCSSETGLLPGSIFAPSGANSLLDMASKIREDPLFIIRKKEEEKKREVLNNPVKMKKIKELLQMSLEKKEKKKKKEKKKKHKKHKHRSSSSDRCSSEDERSRGRSQKKSANSFSQILPKVPGYGLQPRDSNHSQGPRGPLMSESKGMHRVRSHSRSRSSSHSPPRHDSKRGTREARRSRSPSRRSKSPRPSKQHNSRTNRKERGRTKSPSPKKEVYQRRHVPGYTRKLSSEELERKRQEMMENAKWREEERLNTLKKHAKDEEREQRLEKLDSRDGKFIHRMKLESASTSSLEDRVKRNIYSLQRTSVALEKNFMKR from the exons ATGGGGGGCGGAGACCTG AACCTCAAGAAGAGCTGGCATCCACAGACCCTCCGAAATGTGGAGAAAGTGTGGAAAGCGGAGCAGAAGCATGAGGCCGAGCGGAAGAAGATTGAGGAGCTTCAGCGGGAGCTGCGGGAGGAGCGGGCCCGGGAGGAGATGCAGCGCTATGCTGAGGATGTCGGAGCAGTCAA aaaaaaagaagaaaaattggacTGGATGTATCAGGGTCCAGGAGGCATGGTGAACCGTGATGAGTACTTGTTGGGTCGCCCCATTGACAAGTATGTGTTCGAGAAGGCAGAGGAGAAGGAGGTGGGGTGCTCTTCCGAGACAGGCCTCCTCCCTGGCTCCATCTTTGCTCCATCTGGTGCCAATTCTCTTCTTGACATGGCCAGCAAAATCCGGGAGGATCCACTGTTCATCATCAG aaagaaagaggaagagaaaaaaagagaggtatTGAATAATCctgtgaaaatgaagaaaatcaaagaattg TTGCAAATGAGCctggaaaaaaaggagaagaagaagaagaaggaaaagaagaagaaacacaagaaGCACAAGCACAGAAGCTCTAGCAGCGACCGCTGTAGCAGTGAAGATGAACGGAGCCGGGGGAG ATCTCAAAAGAAGTCTGCAAACTCATTCTCCCAAATTTTGCCCAAAGTCCCTGGATATGGCTTACAG CCCAGAGACTCTAACCACAGCCAGGGACCGCGGGGGCCTCTGATGTCTGAGTCGAAGGGaatgcacagagtcaggagtcattcCAGGTCCCGAAGTTCCTCACACTCACCTCCTAGACATGACAGCAAGAGAGGCACCAGAGAAGCGCGAAGATCAAGGTCCCCAAGTCGAAGGTCAAAATCTCCAAGGCCAAGCAAACA GCACAACTCCAGGACAAACAGGAAAGAGAGAGGTAGAACTAAGAGTCCATCTCCTAAAAAAGAGGTCTACCAAAGGCGACATGTTCCTGGGTACACCAG AAAACTCTCATCGGAAGAACTAGAACGAAAACGACAGGAGATGATGGAAAATGCCAAGTGGCGCGAAGAAGAGCGGCTGAATACCCTCAAGAAGCATGCAAAGGATGAAGAGCGGGAACAGAGACTAGAGAAACTGGATTCCCGGGATGGGAAGTTTATTCA CCGCATGAAGCTCGAGAGCGCATCAACTTCCTCCCTAGAGGACCGGGTAAAGCGGAATATCTACTCTCTACAGAGAACCTCAGTCGCTCTGGAGAAGAACtttatgaaaagataa